In Labilithrix sp., a genomic segment contains:
- a CDS encoding DUF4139 domain-containing protein, whose amino-acid sequence MEIECASAVSKVVVHARGALVTREVTLPADLGGGIVDVAVPGVTVAARAGSARAELEGSERLVVAVHTSVVVPAKEAKPGASVTKVRELRARHKRLVDEHGVLAARRHQLAQCALSPALRAHDGSKRPRDAIDVRFTETLAMAKLLAAKIADLDDRLFSLEREQRDVQRAIDAARLEDAQTSSQERMGAQQPTRRIVVRVSGDGAPGKLLVTYAVAAARWWPSYTLRIEDAGARATWTFEALVAQLTGEDWTAALLALSSADLVFDARLPELASLRFGRAQPSKRRPLRPAPAGGDDMFAAYLAFRPLPPIVPGPPPARTIAPADADDDEATAVRALPESAPRLEAARPSKKEAYEGAMASFGAPPGAAPMSLSDTGAPPPPPPAMQGAPMAMRARGGVPAPAGMVMPAMAKSAGLFGAAFGGGGGGGDGGADAYELGAFAAAAAEPEPELVLGEQWSDLDALVLAGAEHPRRGKLVPQRSSFDRTMFDLDVSLLSGAAKARWVDPLESRGMFDHRYEAAGRADVPSDGRVHRVGVATMPCNVLIAWRTVPSEATEVYREANVINPFDQALLGGPVDVYLDGSLLAETTSTRIDRGGTLWCGMGVDDRVKVARNVRAEEESAGLLGGSLAVTHTVSIELTSAIKDPIKVVVLERVPVTDDKAIEIKLVRAAPQPVAYDQAERGEPVRGGQRFDVAVTPGKPASLEIVYRLVFASKLDIVGGSRRG is encoded by the coding sequence GTGGAGATCGAGTGCGCCAGCGCCGTTTCGAAGGTCGTCGTGCACGCGCGCGGTGCGCTCGTCACGCGTGAGGTGACGCTCCCGGCCGACCTCGGCGGCGGGATCGTCGACGTCGCCGTGCCCGGCGTCACCGTCGCCGCGCGGGCAGGGAGCGCGCGCGCGGAGCTGGAAGGGAGCGAGCGGCTCGTCGTCGCGGTGCACACCAGCGTCGTCGTGCCGGCGAAGGAGGCGAAGCCCGGCGCGAGCGTCACGAAGGTGCGTGAGCTGCGCGCGCGTCACAAGCGGCTCGTCGACGAGCACGGTGTCCTCGCGGCGCGGCGTCACCAGCTCGCGCAGTGCGCGCTCTCCCCCGCGCTGCGCGCGCACGACGGGAGCAAGCGGCCGCGCGACGCGATCGACGTGCGCTTCACCGAGACGCTCGCGATGGCGAAGCTCCTCGCGGCGAAGATCGCCGACCTCGACGATCGGCTGTTTTCGCTCGAACGGGAGCAGCGCGACGTGCAGCGCGCGATCGACGCCGCGCGCCTCGAAGACGCGCAGACGTCGTCGCAAGAGCGGATGGGGGCGCAGCAGCCGACGCGCCGGATCGTCGTTCGCGTCAGCGGCGACGGCGCGCCGGGGAAGCTCCTCGTCACCTACGCCGTCGCGGCCGCGCGCTGGTGGCCGTCCTATACGCTGCGGATCGAGGACGCGGGGGCGCGCGCGACGTGGACGTTCGAGGCGCTCGTCGCGCAGCTCACGGGCGAGGACTGGACCGCGGCGCTCCTCGCGCTCTCGAGCGCCGACCTCGTGTTCGACGCGCGGCTGCCCGAGCTCGCGTCGCTGCGGTTCGGCCGCGCGCAGCCGTCGAAGCGACGACCGCTCCGCCCCGCGCCGGCCGGCGGCGACGACATGTTCGCGGCGTACCTCGCGTTCCGGCCGCTGCCGCCGATCGTGCCGGGGCCGCCGCCCGCGCGTACGATCGCGCCGGCGGACGCGGACGACGACGAGGCGACGGCGGTGCGCGCGTTGCCCGAGAGCGCGCCGCGCCTCGAGGCGGCGAGGCCGTCGAAGAAGGAGGCCTACGAAGGCGCGATGGCGTCGTTCGGGGCGCCGCCCGGCGCGGCGCCCATGTCCCTCTCCGACACCGGCGCGCCCCCGCCTCCACCGCCGGCGATGCAAGGAGCGCCGATGGCGATGCGCGCGCGCGGAGGTGTGCCCGCCCCGGCCGGAATGGTGATGCCGGCGATGGCGAAGTCGGCCGGCCTGTTCGGCGCGGCGTTCGGCGGAGGTGGAGGTGGAGGTGACGGCGGCGCGGACGCGTACGAGCTCGGCGCGTTCGCGGCGGCGGCGGCGGAGCCGGAGCCCGAGCTGGTCCTCGGCGAGCAGTGGAGCGACCTCGACGCGCTCGTGCTCGCGGGCGCGGAGCACCCGCGCCGCGGCAAGCTGGTGCCGCAGCGATCGAGCTTCGATCGCACGATGTTCGACCTCGACGTCTCGCTCCTGAGCGGAGCGGCGAAGGCGCGGTGGGTCGATCCGCTCGAGTCGCGCGGGATGTTCGATCATCGCTACGAGGCGGCGGGGCGCGCGGACGTGCCGTCGGATGGTCGCGTGCATCGCGTCGGCGTCGCGACGATGCCGTGCAACGTGCTCATCGCGTGGCGCACGGTCCCGAGCGAGGCGACGGAGGTGTACCGCGAAGCGAACGTGATCAACCCCTTCGATCAGGCGCTGCTCGGCGGGCCGGTCGACGTGTACCTCGACGGCAGCCTCCTCGCGGAGACGACGTCGACGCGGATCGATCGCGGCGGCACGCTCTGGTGCGGGATGGGGGTCGACGATCGGGTCAAGGTCGCGCGCAACGTCCGCGCGGAGGAGGAGTCGGCGGGGCTCCTCGGCGGCTCGCTCGCGGTCACGCACACCGTGAGCATCGAGCTGACCTCGGCGATCAAGGACCCGATCAAGGTCGTGGTCCTCGAGCGCGTCCCCGTCACCGACGACAAGGCGATCGAGATCAAGCTCGTTCGGGCGGCGCCGCAGCCGGTCGCGTACGACCAGGCCGAGCGCGGAGAGCCGGTGCGCGGCGGCCAACGCTTCGACGTCGCGGTGACGCCGGGGAAGCCGGCGTCGCTCGAGATCGTCTACCGCCTCGTCTTCGCGTCGAAGCTCGACATCGTGGGAGGGAGCCGCCGTGGCTGA
- a CDS encoding peptidyl-prolyl cis-trans isomerase has protein sequence MKPTIRRLACALALFAAACDEKKEEKPTDLQPALSAVASVIASTGPPIMSAAPVASAPAPATPPDSVAAQHVLIAYKGAKGADAKVTRTKADAKKRAEEVLAKAKEGTDFSTLVAKYSEDPGSKTRQGSLGKFTREKMTKPFSDAAFALPVDGISDIVETDFGFHIIKRNQ, from the coding sequence ATGAAGCCGACAATCCGTCGCCTCGCCTGCGCGCTCGCCCTCTTCGCCGCGGCGTGCGACGAAAAGAAGGAAGAGAAGCCGACGGATCTCCAGCCCGCGCTGTCGGCCGTCGCGTCGGTCATCGCCTCGACGGGCCCGCCGATCATGTCCGCCGCGCCGGTCGCCTCCGCCCCGGCGCCGGCGACGCCGCCGGACTCCGTCGCCGCGCAACACGTCCTCATCGCGTACAAAGGCGCGAAGGGCGCCGACGCGAAGGTGACGCGCACGAAGGCCGACGCGAAGAAGCGCGCCGAGGAGGTCCTCGCGAAGGCGAAGGAAGGCACCGACTTCTCCACCCTCGTCGCGAAGTACTCCGAGGACCCCGGCAGCAAGACGCGCCAGGGCAGCCTCGGCAAGTTCACGCGCGAGAAGATGACGAAGCCCTTCTCCGACGCCGCCTTCGCCCTCCCCGTCGACGGCATCAGCGACATCGTGGAGACCGACTTCGGCTTCCACATCATCAAGCGCAACCAATGA
- a CDS encoding Uma2 family endonuclease, whose translation MRRAEPARDQRMLLTGVSWDQYIALSELFNGRPSVRLTYIDGVLEIMTTGPLHERLKTLLARLLEVYALARGVRLHGYGSTTYRRKAKKRGLEPDECYFVGEVDGPFPHLAIEVAISSGGLDKLPVYAGLGVREVWIWKKGRLTVHRFQSGTYVPAVRSALLPALDLEELARFATIEDQPEAVAAYFTHLTRRTTPRRAKKARSRR comes from the coding sequence ATGAGGCGGGCGGAGCCGGCGCGCGATCAGCGCATGCTCCTGACGGGCGTGAGCTGGGACCAGTACATCGCGTTGAGCGAGCTCTTCAACGGGCGGCCCAGCGTCCGGCTCACGTACATCGACGGGGTGCTCGAGATCATGACCACGGGACCGCTCCACGAGCGCCTGAAGACGCTCCTCGCTCGGCTCCTCGAGGTGTACGCGCTCGCGCGCGGCGTCCGCCTCCACGGCTACGGTTCGACGACCTACCGGCGGAAGGCGAAGAAGCGAGGCCTCGAGCCCGACGAGTGCTACTTCGTCGGTGAGGTCGACGGTCCGTTCCCTCACCTGGCGATCGAGGTCGCGATCTCGAGCGGAGGGCTCGACAAGCTGCCCGTCTATGCCGGCCTCGGCGTGCGCGAGGTCTGGATCTGGAAGAAAGGCCGCCTCACCGTGCACCGCTTCCAGAGCGGCACGTACGTGCCCGCGGTGCGGAGCGCGCTCCTCCCGGCGCTCGACCTCGAAGAGCTCGCGCGTTTCGCGACCATCGAGGACCAACCAGAGGCGGTCGCCGCGTACTTCACGCACCTCACACGCCGAACGACGCCGCGACGCGCAAAGAAGGCTCGCTCGCGGCGGTAG